In a genomic window of Quercus lobata isolate SW786 chromosome 4, ValleyOak3.0 Primary Assembly, whole genome shotgun sequence:
- the LOC115986020 gene encoding uncharacterized protein LOC115986020, with translation MDKSWMEKRRGTREYFEGVNQFMEFASPSMHDGKILCPCVKCVNLLIQLLNVARDHCWSSGMLKNYKVWKFHGESAAATPATECGSSHVHETRNLYGDFCGMLHDLCPPHEMPPEPMEEGPIAQHPAEGSNDDTKKFYKMIDDLKTLYGWTNKAFTLLLEVLMDMLPLDAKLPKDHYEAKKIIRDLGLGYEKIHACPNDCMLFWKQNVNLEACPCCKASRWKKNEASVASKHALSNKGKKKAAKILRWFPLKPRLQQLFLSPDLASSMKWHVNGRTDDGVMRHPADLDAWKMFDSKHLHFSSDPRNVRLGLAADGFNPFGIMSTSHSTWLIMLVPYNLPPWLCMKRSSLSLVIPSPTSPRIAIDVYLELLVEELRELCDVGVQAYDASSKEVFQLHAALM, from the exons ATGGACAAAAGTTGGATGGAGAAGAGGAGGGGTACAAGGGAATATTTTGAAGGTGTAAACCAATTCATGGAATTTGCCTCTCCATCCATGCACGATGGGAAGATCTTATGTCCATGTGTGAAATGTGTGAATTTGCTTATACAATTGCTAAATGTGGCACGTGATCATTGTTGGTCTTCGGGGATgcttaaaaattacaaagtttgGAAATTTCATGGTGAATCGGCGGCTGCTACGCCGGCTACCGAATGTGGGAGCTCTCATGTGCATGAAACCCGAAATCTATATGGTGATTTTTGTGGGATGTTGCACGATTTGTGCCCCCCGCATGAAATGCCACCCGAACCAATGGAAGAAGGTCCAATTGCGCAACATCCGGCTGAAGGTTCGAATGATGACACCAAGAAGTTTTACAAGATGATAGATGAT TTGAAGACTCTGTATGGTTGGACAAATAAGGCATTTACTCTGTTGCTTGAAGTCCTGATGGATATGCTTCCTTTAGACGCTAAGTTGCCAAAGGACCATTATGAGGCTAAGAAGATAATTcgagatttgggtttgggttatgagAAGATCCATGCTTGTCCCAATGATTGTATGCTATTTTGGAAGCAAAATGTTAACCTCGAGGCGTGTCCTTGTTGTAAAGCTTCAAGGTGGAAAAAAAATGAGGCATCTGTTGCTAGTAAGCATGCTTTATCCAATAAGGGGAAGAAGAAAGCTGCGAAGATCCTACGGTGGTTCCCCTTAAAGCCAAGATTGCAGCAACTATTTCTTTCACCCGATCTGGCTAGTTCTATGAAATGGCATGTTAATGGTCGTACTGATGATGGGGTAATGCGGCATCCTGCTGACTTAGATGCATGGAAAATGTTTGACAGTAAGCATTTACACTTCTCATCTGACCCTCGTAATGTCAGACTTGGATTAGCTGCGGATGGATTCAACCCCTTTGGAATTATGAGTACTAGTCACAGTACGTGGCTTATCATGTTGGTCCCCTACAATCTCCCACCTTGGCTGTGCATGAAACGGTCATCTTTGTCATTAGTTATTCCTAGTCCTACCTCGCCAAGGATTGCTATAGATGTGTACTTGGAACTATTAGTAGAAGAACTAAGGGAGTTATGTGATGTTGGAGTACAAGCATACGATGCATCTTCAAAAGAAGTATTTCAATTGCATGCAGCATTGATGTAG